A region of Lycium barbarum isolate Lr01 chromosome 3, ASM1917538v2, whole genome shotgun sequence DNA encodes the following proteins:
- the LOC132630689 gene encoding uncharacterized protein LOC132630689, translating into MPGYVKYLKDLLTKKRSLKHDTVIVTHHVSSILSTTVVQRKEGPGAFTISCSVNYHDFSRALCDNGTSINLMSLAIYKKSGLGMLRPTTMRLQMADRSIKRSVGVVDNILVWVGDFLLPADFVILDFAVDRDIYIILGRNFLATGRALMDS; encoded by the coding sequence atgcccggaTATGTAAAGTATTTGAAAGATTTGTTAACAAAGAAGAGGTCTCTGAAGCACGACACTGTGATTGTGACTCACCATGTTAGTTCGATATTATCTACAACAGTGGTTCAGAGGAAGGAAGGTCCAGGGGCTTTTACTATTTCATGTTCTGTCAACTACCATGACTTTTCTCGTGCTCTTTGTGATAATGGGACTAGCATCAATCTAATGTCGCTTGCTATATACAAGAAGTCGGGGTTGGGGATGCTTAGACCTACTACCATGCGACTACAAATGGCTGATAGATCTATTAAGAGGTCGGTTGGAGTGGTAGATAATATACTAGTTTGGGTTGGTGATTTTCTTCTACCGGCTGATTTTGTAATTCTTGATTTTGCTGTTGATAGGGATATTTATATTATTTTGGGGAGAAATTTCCTTGCTACGggaagggctcttatggattcctaA